A genomic stretch from Bacillus sp. E(2018) includes:
- a CDS encoding carbamoyl phosphate synthase small subunit, with amino-acid sequence MKGCITLSNGNTFDGDWISDHQYGSGEIVFYTGMTGYEQVLTDPSYQGQIVVFSYPFIGNYGFDPKNMESAKIQVAGVVMADCFGFAAKGGRQSIVDLLNVYQIPALTNVDTRSLIQQIRMKGSTPAVMHIPTITPDSFSLEEYWPATSMEKTGSGDTHIVLIDFGYKKSIADAFVNEGCSVTIVPYDQDIADIEKLNPDALVFSNGSGDPMRFVNYFQRYKKLAMRFPTLGICLGHQILALAFGSETRKLKFGHRGANQPVMNLKTGKVSMSSQNHSYVVQKESLAQTGFNIWFENVNDGSVEGLWHRSFNIASVQFHPEAAPGPNEHKEIFQNFIKSVQHTEKVRSYA; translated from the coding sequence ATGAAAGGCTGTATAACGCTATCTAACGGTAATACATTCGATGGTGACTGGATTAGTGATCACCAGTATGGTTCAGGTGAAATTGTATTTTATACAGGGATGACTGGTTACGAACAAGTGTTGACTGATCCTTCCTATCAAGGACAGATTGTCGTATTTTCTTATCCTTTCATCGGAAATTATGGATTTGATCCTAAGAATATGGAGTCCGCAAAAATCCAAGTGGCTGGAGTAGTTATGGCAGATTGCTTTGGATTTGCTGCAAAAGGTGGCCGACAATCAATTGTTGACTTGCTTAATGTCTATCAAATTCCGGCTTTAACAAATGTTGATACTAGATCTCTTATTCAACAAATTCGCATGAAAGGATCTACGCCTGCTGTTATGCATATACCAACTATCACTCCTGATTCTTTTAGTCTAGAAGAATATTGGCCAGCTACATCAATGGAAAAGACGGGTTCAGGAGACACGCATATTGTCTTGATCGATTTTGGATATAAAAAGTCCATCGCTGATGCTTTTGTTAACGAGGGATGCAGCGTAACAATTGTTCCTTATGATCAAGATATAGCGGATATCGAAAAATTGAATCCTGATGCTTTAGTTTTTTCAAACGGTTCTGGTGACCCTATGAGGTTCGTTAACTATTTTCAACGTTACAAAAAACTCGCGATGCGCTTTCCCACATTAGGCATCTGTCTCGGTCATCAGATCCTTGCTTTAGCGTTCGGCAGTGAGACGCGAAAGCTGAAGTTTGGTCATCGTGGTGCGAATCAGCCAGTTATGAACTTGAAGACAGGGAAAGTATCGATGAGTTCACAAAATCATAGTTATGTTGTTCAAAAAGAAAGTTTAGCCCAAACAGGGTTCAACATTTGGTTTGAAAATGTAAACGATGGAAGTGTCGAAGGATTGTGGCATCGTTCATTCAACATTGCGAGTGTTCAATTCCACCCTGAAGCAGCGCCTGGTCCGAACGAACATAAGGAAATTTTTCAGAACTTTATTAAAAGTGTACAACATACAGAGAAGGTGAGAAGTTATGCCTAA
- a CDS encoding acetylornithine transaminase, which produces MSALFPTYKRKQIQLQKGNGTYAYDQNNKKYLDFTSGIAVTSLGHCHPEVVAALQKQSECIWHTSNLFEIQQQELLAETLVTHTNLNLAFFCNSGAEANEAAIKLAKKFTKKNKIITFNDSFHGRTFGSMSATGQQKIKEGYGPLLSTFIHLPWNDIEQLKKQADNDTAAIMMEVIQGEGGIKIADPNFYEAVQEICEKNDILLLIDEVQTGIGRTGKRYAYEHFGLDPDIVTLAKGLGNGFPIGAMLGKRKLADDFGPGSHGTTFGGNPLACAVSQSVLDIIFHDSFLNEVERKGKNFKEQLENHLTNFPSVKEIRGKGLLIGIECERASELLINLEEQGFLTVPAGEHVIRLLPPLNVTDEELSSALNTILAVFNSIYETVK; this is translated from the coding sequence ATGAGTGCACTTTTTCCAACTTATAAAAGAAAGCAAATACAACTTCAAAAAGGGAACGGAACTTATGCATATGACCAAAACAATAAAAAGTATCTAGATTTCACGAGCGGAATAGCTGTTACAAGTCTAGGACATTGTCATCCTGAAGTGGTTGCAGCGCTCCAAAAACAGAGCGAATGCATCTGGCATACTTCCAATCTTTTCGAAATTCAACAGCAAGAATTGCTCGCAGAGACGCTTGTGACGCACACAAATTTGAATTTAGCTTTCTTTTGCAATAGTGGAGCTGAAGCGAACGAAGCTGCGATTAAGCTTGCTAAGAAATTCACAAAGAAAAATAAGATTATCACATTCAACGATTCATTTCACGGCAGAACGTTCGGTTCCATGTCGGCAACGGGTCAACAAAAGATAAAAGAAGGATATGGACCGCTTCTGTCAACATTCATACACCTGCCCTGGAACGATATTGAGCAATTGAAGAAACAGGCAGATAACGACACAGCTGCAATCATGATGGAAGTTATACAGGGAGAAGGCGGGATTAAAATCGCTGACCCAAATTTTTATGAAGCGGTGCAAGAAATCTGTGAGAAGAACGATATCTTATTGCTTATAGATGAAGTCCAAACCGGTATCGGCAGAACGGGAAAAAGATATGCCTATGAACACTTCGGATTAGATCCGGACATCGTTACCCTTGCAAAAGGACTAGGAAACGGTTTTCCAATCGGTGCTATGCTTGGAAAGAGAAAACTAGCTGATGATTTTGGACCAGGAAGTCATGGAACGACCTTTGGAGGAAATCCTCTCGCATGTGCAGTCAGCCAAAGTGTTTTGGATATCATTTTTCATGACAGCTTTTTAAATGAGGTCGAGAGAAAAGGAAAGAACTTCAAAGAGCAACTAGAAAATCACTTAACAAATTTCCCTTCCGTAAAGGAAATACGAGGAAAAGGATTATTGATAGGAATAGAATGTGAGCGGGCTAGTGAATTATTGATAAACTTAGAAGAACAAGGCTTTCTAACCGTACCTGCAGGTGAGCATGTTATTCGACTACTCCCCCCGTTAAACGTTACAGATGAAGAACTATCATCAGCTTTAAACACGATTCTAGCAGTATTTAATAGCATATATGAAACAGTGAAATAA
- a CDS encoding YuzB family protein — MRPIIEFCVSNLASGAQKALEELEKDYDLDVIEYGCLGYCGHCAKSMFALVNGDIVHGETSDELVKNIYTHIEENGMF; from the coding sequence ATGAGACCGATTATAGAGTTTTGTGTAAGTAATTTAGCGAGTGGCGCACAAAAAGCGCTCGAAGAACTTGAAAAAGACTACGATCTTGATGTCATTGAGTATGGGTGTCTTGGCTATTGTGGACACTGTGCAAAATCGATGTTTGCTCTTGTAAACGGAGATATCGTTCATGGAGAAACATCAGATGAACTTGTTAAAAATATTTACACTCATATAGAAGAAAACGGAATGTTTTAA
- a CDS encoding carbamoyl phosphate synthase large subunit has translation MPKQQDIKKVLVIGSGPIVIGQAAEFDYSGTQACKALKEEGIEVVLINNNPATIMTDNTFADVIYFEPLTVEYAEQIIQKEKPDGLLATVGGQTGLNLAMELHENGILAKHGVRLLGTDIDSIQKAEDRELFRSLMKQLGEPVPDSEIVTLIDEAVCFAEETGYPVIVRPAYTLGGFGGGIASTRESLITLVKQGLSASPINQCLIEKSIAGYKEVEYEVMRDKNGTCITVCNMENVDPVGVHTGDSVVVAPSQTLTDDEYQSLRKASLTIISALEIVGGCNIQFALHPDNSQYYLIEVNPRVSRSSALASKATGYPIAKIAAKLALGYNLHELKNPVTGTTFASFEPALDYVAVKMPRWPFDKFPHADRKLGTQMKATGEVMALERNMASAFQKAIRSLELKTNGMYLKELSALDEDTLFDFVVSADDRRFFVVMELLKRGITTDRIHELTQITPYFLSIFQEMVSMDNMLQKTSLEKVEKQQLQLAKKYGFSDQYLSEIWSVSELEVRNKRVEWDITPSYKMVDTCAAEFEATTTYFYSSWSGKSDRIPVSKKKVAVIGSGPIRIGQGVEFDYCCVHSAIALHACGYEAILINNNPETVSTDYEVSDSLYFEPLTFEDINHVLEFERISDVILQFGGQTSINLAKKLEEAGYSILGSPADTIDQMEDRDHFYQFLESLNIPKVPGFSAISEKEVKQYANKLGFPILLRPSYVIGGSGMKVLYSDSELTSYLNHEQVNYPVLIDTFLEGTEAEVDVLSDGTEVFIPGIFEHLEGTGVHSGDSLTVTPPQTLSSHVIDQIESYSKKIGLNISYKGLFNVQFAIQDECVYVIEVNPRASRTAPIMSKITNVNLVQKATQLLVGYSLKSLNLEQEHNGQPEVTVKAPVFSTIKLPGVTPVLSPMMLSTGEVIGTDVDFIEALTKALKGSTLQLADLWNVQGSIFVEGNLTEAASKAWEECGYTVLTSNDQTFEEWLKTDNKAIYMNFLNDSDRNNAKRAILERVHVLTRIETCNAYLDAIRTSNKMRKEVII, from the coding sequence ATGCCTAAACAACAAGACATTAAGAAGGTGCTCGTGATCGGATCAGGACCGATCGTGATCGGGCAGGCAGCAGAATTTGACTATTCCGGAACACAAGCATGTAAAGCATTAAAAGAAGAAGGCATAGAAGTGGTCCTGATCAACAACAATCCTGCTACCATTATGACGGACAACACGTTTGCAGACGTAATATACTTTGAACCCTTAACCGTTGAATATGCGGAACAGATTATTCAAAAAGAAAAACCTGATGGACTTCTAGCGACAGTTGGCGGCCAAACAGGACTTAACTTAGCTATGGAGCTTCATGAGAACGGAATATTAGCGAAACATGGAGTTCGACTTCTAGGTACAGATATAGACTCTATACAAAAAGCAGAAGACCGTGAGCTGTTTCGATCATTGATGAAGCAGCTCGGAGAACCTGTACCAGATAGTGAGATTGTTACTTTGATAGATGAAGCGGTCTGTTTTGCCGAAGAGACAGGGTACCCTGTGATTGTTAGACCAGCCTATACACTTGGTGGATTTGGTGGAGGAATCGCTTCAACAAGAGAGTCGCTGATTACTTTGGTCAAACAAGGACTATCGGCAAGTCCGATCAATCAATGCTTGATTGAAAAAAGTATCGCAGGCTACAAAGAGGTTGAATATGAAGTAATGCGTGACAAGAATGGAACATGCATCACGGTTTGCAACATGGAAAATGTTGATCCCGTTGGTGTTCATACAGGTGATTCTGTAGTAGTAGCTCCTAGCCAGACGTTAACAGATGATGAGTATCAGTCATTAAGAAAAGCATCATTGACCATCATTTCTGCGCTTGAAATCGTAGGAGGATGTAATATACAGTTCGCGCTTCATCCGGATAACTCACAGTATTATTTGATTGAAGTGAATCCGCGTGTGAGCAGGTCATCTGCTTTAGCATCAAAAGCAACCGGATATCCGATTGCAAAGATTGCTGCCAAACTTGCCCTAGGGTATAACCTGCATGAATTGAAGAATCCAGTAACCGGAACGACCTTTGCGAGTTTTGAACCGGCGTTAGATTATGTAGCTGTAAAAATGCCAAGGTGGCCGTTCGATAAGTTTCCTCATGCAGACCGCAAACTCGGAACCCAGATGAAAGCGACAGGCGAAGTGATGGCGTTAGAGAGAAACATGGCTTCAGCGTTTCAAAAAGCGATCCGTTCACTAGAGCTGAAAACGAACGGCATGTATTTGAAAGAACTATCTGCATTAGATGAGGATACACTTTTTGATTTTGTCGTATCAGCAGATGATCGCCGTTTTTTCGTGGTGATGGAGCTGTTAAAAAGAGGAATAACTACAGACAGAATTCATGAATTAACACAAATCACACCTTACTTTTTATCCATCTTTCAGGAGATGGTTTCAATGGACAATATGCTGCAAAAAACGAGTCTAGAAAAAGTAGAAAAACAGCAGCTACAACTGGCAAAAAAGTATGGTTTTTCAGATCAATATCTATCAGAGATCTGGTCTGTTTCAGAGTTGGAAGTCCGAAATAAAAGAGTAGAATGGGACATCACCCCATCGTATAAGATGGTGGATACGTGCGCAGCAGAGTTTGAAGCAACAACGACTTATTTTTATTCCAGCTGGAGCGGGAAAAGTGATAGAATCCCTGTTTCGAAGAAGAAGGTTGCCGTTATCGGTTCAGGTCCTATTCGAATTGGGCAAGGTGTTGAATTCGATTATTGCTGTGTGCACAGTGCTATCGCTCTTCATGCATGTGGTTATGAAGCGATACTGATCAACAATAATCCTGAGACCGTAAGCACGGATTATGAAGTATCGGACTCTCTATATTTTGAGCCTCTCACTTTTGAAGACATCAATCATGTTTTGGAGTTTGAAAGAATATCAGATGTCATTCTGCAATTTGGCGGTCAAACATCTATTAATTTGGCTAAGAAGTTAGAAGAGGCGGGGTATTCTATTCTTGGCAGTCCAGCGGACACTATAGACCAAATGGAAGACAGAGATCACTTTTATCAATTTTTAGAGTCATTAAATATTCCTAAAGTTCCTGGGTTCTCAGCAATAAGCGAAAAAGAAGTTAAACAGTATGCAAACAAACTAGGGTTTCCAATTCTTTTGCGTCCTTCATATGTAATTGGTGGAAGCGGAATGAAGGTACTTTATTCTGATAGCGAACTGACCAGTTATCTGAACCATGAACAAGTGAATTATCCCGTTTTGATCGATACATTCTTAGAAGGAACAGAAGCAGAAGTAGACGTTTTAAGTGATGGTACAGAAGTATTCATTCCGGGCATCTTTGAACATTTAGAAGGAACCGGGGTGCATTCAGGAGATAGCCTGACTGTTACACCACCACAAACTTTATCTAGCCATGTGATTGATCAAATAGAGTCTTACTCAAAAAAAATCGGACTCAACATATCCTATAAAGGATTGTTTAATGTTCAATTTGCCATACAGGATGAGTGTGTTTATGTCATTGAAGTGAATCCAAGAGCATCTCGAACAGCACCGATCATGAGCAAAATCACGAATGTAAACCTTGTCCAGAAAGCAACGCAATTGCTTGTAGGTTACTCATTAAAATCACTGAACCTTGAACAAGAGCATAACGGACAACCGGAAGTTACAGTAAAAGCACCTGTTTTTTCAACCATTAAACTGCCTGGTGTTACCCCGGTGTTGAGCCCGATGATGCTCTCAACAGGAGAAGTGATTGGAACGGATGTCGATTTTATTGAAGCTCTCACTAAAGCCCTAAAAGGCTCGACTCTTCAATTAGCAGATTTATGGAATGTTCAAGGAAGTATTTTTGTGGAGGGAAATCTCACTGAGGCAGCTTCAAAAGCCTGGGAGGAATGCGGGTATACCGTACTTACGTCAAATGATCAGACTTTTGAAGAGTGGTTAAAAACGGATAACAAAGCCATATATATGAACTTTTTGAATGATAGCGATAGAAATAATGCAAAACGTGCCATTCTTGAAAGAGTTCATGTGCTGACAAGAATTGAAACATGTAACGCATATTTAGATGCCATACGCACCTCAAACAAAATGAGAAAGGAAGTGATCATCTGA
- a CDS encoding NAD(P)/FAD-dependent oxidoreductase, translating into MKHLVLLGGGYGNMRVLKRLLNSSDLPENIQLTLIDRVPYHCLKTEYYALAAGTISDHHVRVTFPDHPRLNIKYGEVTAIDVKEKKVLLKDQDAVSYDDLVIGLGCEDKYHNVPGADQFTLSIQTIDKSRQTYQILNNLHANAVVAVVGAGLSGVELASELRESRPDLTIKLFDRGDMILSAYKKRLSNYVQNWFIEHGVEVINNSNVTKVEEGALYNHDEKVECDAIVWTAGIQPSRIVRDLDVEKDSQGRVVLTEHHHLPTEEHVYVVGDCASLPYAPSAQLAEEQAEQISQVLLARWNDQPLPEMNEIKLKGVMGSLGKKSGFGTMGSTALIGRVPRLLKSGILWLYKYQV; encoded by the coding sequence ATGAAACACCTTGTTTTACTTGGCGGAGGATATGGAAATATGCGTGTGTTAAAGAGACTTCTTAATTCCTCAGACCTCCCTGAAAACATTCAGCTTACGCTTATTGATCGTGTACCTTATCATTGTTTAAAGACTGAATATTATGCACTTGCTGCGGGTACGATATCTGACCATCATGTACGTGTTACCTTTCCAGACCACCCTCGCCTGAATATTAAATACGGCGAAGTTACGGCCATTGATGTAAAAGAAAAGAAAGTTCTATTAAAAGACCAAGATGCAGTATCATATGATGATTTAGTTATCGGCTTAGGTTGCGAAGACAAATATCATAATGTTCCTGGTGCTGACCAATTTACGCTTAGCATTCAGACCATTGATAAGTCTCGTCAAACATATCAAATTCTAAACAACTTACATGCTAATGCAGTTGTTGCAGTAGTAGGTGCCGGTCTATCTGGTGTAGAGTTAGCCTCTGAACTTCGTGAGAGCCGTCCAGATCTTACCATCAAACTCTTTGATCGTGGCGATATGATTCTCTCCGCTTATAAAAAGAGACTAAGCAACTATGTACAAAACTGGTTTATTGAACATGGAGTTGAAGTAATCAATAATTCTAATGTTACAAAAGTTGAAGAGGGTGCTCTTTATAATCACGACGAAAAGGTAGAGTGTGATGCTATCGTTTGGACGGCAGGGATACAGCCTAGCCGAATTGTTCGTGATTTGGACGTTGAAAAAGACAGTCAAGGACGTGTCGTTCTTACTGAACATCATCACCTTCCAACTGAAGAGCATGTTTATGTAGTTGGAGATTGCGCGAGCCTCCCTTATGCACCAAGTGCACAATTAGCTGAGGAACAAGCAGAACAGATTTCACAAGTTCTTTTAGCTCGTTGGAACGATCAACCTCTTCCTGAGATGAACGAAATCAAACTTAAAGGGGTTATGGGTTCTCTTGGTAAGAAGAGCGGATTTGGTACGATGGGTAGCACTGCTCTTATCGGTAGAGTGCCACGCTTATTAAAATCAGGAATTCTATGGTTGTATAAATATCAAGTATAA
- a CDS encoding NupC/NupG family nucleoside CNT transporter yields MQILWGLGGMLVLLVIAFLLSQNKKAINWRTVIGALAIQVAFALIVLKWDAGKQALQGVSQKVSNVVAYANEGITFLFGSMIPAEGKGFIFAFQVLTVIIFFSSLISVLYYLGIMQWVVKILGGALSKLLKTSKAESMSATANIFLGQTEAPLVIRPYMNRLTQSELFAVMVGGLASVAGSVLIGYYLLGVPLEYLIAASFMCAPAGLAIAKIIVPETEEPETMGEIKLERDKDTVNVIDAAAKGAGDGLQIALNVGAMLLAFIALIALVNGILGGIGGWFGYEITLQQILGYLFAPIAFIIGVPWEEAVKAGTFIGQKIVLNEFVAYSSFAPQIPDLMPKTVAVVSFALCGFANLSSIAILLGGLGAMAPSRRPDIARLGMRAVIAATIANLLSGAIAGMFIL; encoded by the coding sequence ATGCAAATTTTATGGGGATTAGGTGGTATGCTCGTTCTTCTTGTAATCGCATTCTTACTTTCTCAAAATAAGAAAGCGATTAACTGGAGAACAGTAATAGGTGCACTAGCAATTCAAGTTGCTTTTGCATTGATCGTTCTTAAATGGGATGCTGGAAAACAAGCATTGCAAGGCGTCTCGCAAAAAGTTTCAAACGTTGTTGCTTACGCGAACGAAGGGATTACTTTCTTGTTTGGAAGTATGATTCCAGCAGAAGGAAAAGGGTTTATCTTTGCGTTTCAAGTGTTAACCGTTATCATTTTCTTCTCTTCTCTAATTTCAGTTCTTTACTATCTAGGTATCATGCAATGGGTGGTAAAAATCTTAGGGGGAGCATTATCTAAGTTATTAAAAACAAGTAAAGCAGAATCAATGAGTGCTACTGCAAATATTTTCTTAGGTCAGACAGAAGCACCTCTCGTTATTCGTCCATATATGAACCGCCTTACTCAATCTGAACTTTTTGCTGTTATGGTAGGTGGACTAGCATCCGTAGCAGGTTCAGTATTGATTGGTTATTATCTATTAGGTGTACCATTGGAATACTTAATCGCAGCAAGCTTTATGTGTGCTCCAGCAGGACTTGCAATCGCTAAGATCATTGTTCCTGAAACAGAAGAGCCTGAAACAATGGGTGAGATCAAATTAGAACGTGACAAAGATACAGTAAACGTTATCGATGCTGCAGCAAAAGGTGCTGGAGATGGACTTCAAATCGCACTTAACGTTGGAGCAATGTTACTAGCTTTCATCGCACTTATCGCTCTAGTAAACGGTATCCTTGGCGGTATCGGTGGCTGGTTCGGTTATGAGATCACATTACAACAAATTTTAGGTTATCTTTTTGCTCCAATCGCATTTATTATTGGGGTACCTTGGGAAGAAGCAGTTAAAGCTGGTACGTTTATCGGTCAGAAGATCGTGTTGAACGAGTTCGTTGCTTATTCTTCATTCGCACCTCAAATTCCAGACTTAATGCCGAAAACGGTAGCGGTGGTAAGTTTCGCACTTTGTGGTTTCGCGAACCTTTCATCGATCGCAATCCTTTTAGGTGGTCTTGGAGCAATGGCGCCTAGCCGTCGTCCAGATATCGCAAGACTTGGAATGCGCGCTGTAATCGCAGCTACAATTGCTAACTTACTAAGCGGTGCAATCGCAGGTATGTTCATTTTATAA
- the argB gene encoding acetylglutamate kinase, producing the protein MFHVMKIGGSTLANLQPAFFDALKNRVQQGEKVVIVHGGGPEINKKLSESGLPLEMKNGIRVTSPESLSHVKTALKDITNTNLVERLNNEDISAQGLSGEENSLLTCEFLDKENYGWVGSIQKVNTKIIQNVLDDGKIPVIASLGVTNSGETVNINADTAAGETAAALSAESICFVTDTPGVSVNGEWMKHLTISHILKSIVEGHISGGMVPKVEAAIKCLDLDIKQVRITDQTLAGTELLKEVLIT; encoded by the coding sequence GTGTTTCATGTTATGAAAATCGGAGGAAGTACGCTAGCTAATTTGCAACCTGCATTTTTTGATGCTCTTAAAAATAGGGTTCAACAAGGCGAAAAAGTCGTTATCGTTCACGGAGGAGGGCCGGAAATTAATAAAAAGCTGTCAGAATCCGGGTTACCGTTAGAAATGAAGAATGGCATCCGAGTAACAAGCCCAGAATCACTTTCCCATGTGAAAACAGCGTTAAAGGACATTACCAACACAAATCTTGTAGAGAGATTAAATAACGAAGATATATCAGCTCAAGGACTTTCTGGAGAAGAGAATTCCTTACTCACTTGTGAGTTCTTAGATAAAGAGAATTATGGTTGGGTTGGAAGTATACAGAAAGTAAATACAAAGATCATTCAAAACGTGTTAGATGATGGCAAAATTCCAGTCATAGCATCTTTAGGTGTAACTAATTCCGGTGAAACGGTGAATATTAACGCAGACACGGCGGCAGGAGAAACAGCAGCTGCACTATCTGCTGAGTCGATCTGTTTTGTTACAGATACACCTGGTGTTTCAGTGAATGGAGAATGGATGAAACACTTAACGATCTCGCATATTTTGAAAAGTATCGTTGAAGGACACATAAGCGGTGGAATGGTACCAAAGGTTGAAGCGGCAATAAAATGTCTGGATTTAGACATCAAGCAAGTACGAATCACCGATCAAACTCTGGCTGGTACAGAGTTGCTTAAGGAGGTACTAATCACATGA
- a CDS encoding LSM domain-containing protein produces the protein MLNPLKGKSHKDESSSFAGHHHHHHHYHDLCLEYMGQKVTIELNDGNVYHGQLHSYDQDNMYMIMPGENADRNSRIIFVGPFFPGFGVFGFPFYRIRRFRPYYW, from the coding sequence TTGTTGAACCCTTTAAAAGGTAAAAGTCATAAAGATGAGTCATCCTCATTTGCGGGACATCATCACCATCACCATCATTATCATGATCTTTGTCTCGAGTACATGGGGCAGAAGGTTACGATCGAACTGAATGATGGGAATGTATATCACGGTCAATTGCATAGCTATGATCAGGATAACATGTATATGATCATGCCTGGCGAGAACGCCGACCGTAATAGCCGTATCATTTTTGTCGGGCCGTTTTTTCCTGGCTTCGGAGTTTTTGGTTTTCCTTTTTACCGCATTCGTAGATTCCGTCCTTATTATTGGTAA
- a CDS encoding YuzD family protein produces the protein MSNSFSIKVYGAEQKCASCVHLPSAKETAEWLEAAISRKFPNLLFNVLYIDMENTENEIDQAFSERIVEEDLFYPVVVIDGEVVAEGNPNLKTIYAIIEQNDYGAVS, from the coding sequence ATGAGTAACTCATTTAGTATTAAAGTATATGGAGCGGAACAAAAATGTGCCAGCTGTGTTCATCTTCCTTCAGCAAAAGAAACAGCTGAATGGCTAGAGGCTGCAATCTCAAGAAAGTTTCCGAACTTATTGTTTAATGTTCTTTATATAGACATGGAAAATACGGAAAATGAGATCGATCAGGCATTTTCAGAAAGAATTGTTGAAGAAGACCTTTTTTATCCTGTCGTTGTGATAGATGGAGAGGTAGTAGCAGAAGGTAATCCAAATTTAAAAACGATCTATGCAATTATAGAACAGAATGATTATGGCGCTGTAAGTTAA
- the argF gene encoding ornithine carbamoyltransferase: protein MSIVHPLRQTQTKKDFLTLMDCSTSEIIDLLNLAKDLKKQGPSAPPLLKGKILGMIFEKSSTRTRVSFEAAMLQLGGHAIHLSTRDIQMGRGESISDTAKVLSGYLDALMIRTFHQSTVEELAHSGSIPVINGLTDDFHPCQILADLLTILEYKGSFKGKKLAYIGDGNNVAHSLMIGAAKVGMDCTIISPKNYEPKEEIVSYAKEVAKQNGSVIEVTHEPGAGVKNSDVIYTDVWASMGQEAKAEERLEHFKGYQVNRELVSYAKSDFIFMHCLPAHREEEVTAEIIDGPHSVVFHEAENRLHAQKALLVRLMS from the coding sequence ATGTCTATCGTACACCCTCTTCGCCAAACGCAAACTAAGAAAGATTTCCTAACGTTGATGGATTGTTCTACATCTGAGATCATCGATTTATTGAACCTTGCGAAAGACTTAAAAAAACAAGGTCCATCTGCACCACCTTTGTTAAAAGGAAAAATTTTAGGAATGATTTTTGAGAAATCCTCAACACGTACTCGTGTTTCGTTCGAAGCTGCTATGCTGCAGCTCGGCGGTCATGCAATCCATCTGTCGACTCGCGATATTCAAATGGGTAGAGGAGAATCGATTTCAGATACAGCGAAAGTATTGTCCGGTTATCTAGATGCTCTAATGATTCGTACGTTTCATCAATCCACAGTTGAAGAGCTTGCGCATAGTGGATCTATTCCTGTAATTAACGGACTTACGGATGATTTTCATCCGTGTCAAATACTAGCGGATCTTCTTACGATCTTAGAATATAAAGGATCATTCAAAGGGAAAAAGCTCGCTTATATTGGTGACGGAAACAATGTAGCGCACTCTTTAATGATCGGAGCTGCAAAAGTGGGGATGGATTGCACCATTATTTCACCTAAAAACTACGAACCAAAAGAAGAAATCGTTTCTTATGCAAAGGAAGTTGCGAAACAAAACGGCTCTGTTATCGAGGTAACTCATGAACCAGGTGCTGGTGTTAAAAATAGTGATGTTATTTATACGGATGTGTGGGCGAGTATGGGTCAAGAAGCGAAAGCGGAGGAACGTCTCGAACATTTTAAGGGTTATCAAGTGAATCGAGAGCTTGTGTCATATGCAAAGAGTGATTTTATTTTCATGCATTGTTTGCCTGCGCATCGAGAAGAAGAGGTAACGGCGGAGATTATTGATGGTCCTCATTCTGTTGTTTTTCACGAGGCGGAGAACCGTCTTCACGCACAAAAAGCACTGCTTGTTCGTTTGATGAGTTAA
- a CDS encoding NifU family protein has product MAETQNLEMREQVEEVLDKLRPFLLRDGGDVELVDIEEGVVKVRLMGACGSCPSSTITLKAGIERALLEEVPGVVELEQVF; this is encoded by the coding sequence ATGGCTGAAACTCAAAACTTAGAGATGCGTGAACAAGTTGAAGAAGTTCTTGATAAATTGCGCCCGTTCCTTCTTCGTGATGGAGGAGACGTGGAATTAGTGGATATTGAAGAAGGTGTAGTAAAAGTACGCCTGATGGGTGCTTGTGGTAGCTGCCCAAGTTCAACAATCACACTAAAAGCAGGTATCGAACGTGCACTTCTTGAAGAAGTTCCTGGTGTTGTTGAATTAGAACAAGTATTTTAA